Proteins encoded together in one Impatiens glandulifera chromosome 1, dImpGla2.1, whole genome shotgun sequence window:
- the LOC124920165 gene encoding UDP-glycosyltransferase 73C6-like, whose amino-acid sequence MASKSKTLHFILFPLMAQGHMIPMVDIAQSLAKRNILVTIITTPINAKRFEPTFSKAKQLGLKIQIQLLNFPSQEAGLPEGCENIDMLPSLAKEWYSKFFTATAMLNDQFESTIEKLNPKPSCIISDMGFPWTVNIAQKFSIPRIIFHGTCLFSLVCFNKMILHRVRESVESEFDVFVIPDLPHKIELTKAQLPGPPPPPDANLTPEAREAIFTEFIKSEKGTYGTIVNSFTELEPDYVTEYSKIKGDKVWCVGPVSIGNRTSSSTEEHTCLKWLDLQNPGSVIYVCLGSISRLNTAQMIELSLGIEASKRPFIWVARTQSIEFEEWMIEQGFEERNRENGLVIKGWAPQVSILSHSSVGGFFTHCGWNSILEGVCAGLAMITWPMFAEQFLNEKLVVQVLEIGLSVGVKMGIKWGDEDKVGVLVEKEIVEKRINELMDEGEEGEKRRERARELGEMAKKALDDGGSSHLQMTKFIEDIMEYDEKKMNQPI is encoded by the coding sequence ATGGCTTCTAAATCTAAAACCCTTCACTTCATTCTATTCCCTCTAATGGCTCAAGGCCATATGATCCCAATGGTAGACATAGCTCAATCACTAGCCAAACGCAACATCCTCGTTACCATCATCACCACTCCAATCAACGCCAAACGATTCGAACCCACCTTTTCAAAAGCCAAACAATTAGGTCTCAAAATCCAAATCCAACTCCTCAATTTCCCATCTCAAGAAGCAGGATTACCAGAAGGATGCGAAAACATAGACATGCTTCCATCTCTAGCAAAGGAATGGTACAGTAAATTCTTCACCGCCACAGCCATGCTCAACGACCAATTCGAATCCACCATTGAAAAACTCAATCCCAAACCCAGTTGCATAATATCTGATATGGGTTTTCCTTGGACAGTAAACATAGCTCAAAAGTTCAGCATTCCGAGAATTATCTTCCATGGAACATGTCTTTTCTCTTTAGTTTGTTTCAACAAAATGATCCTTCATAGAGTTCGTGAAAGCGTTGAATCTGAATTCGATGTTTTCGTTATCCCTGATTTACCTCATAAAATCGAGCTGACCAAAGCTCAACTCCCCGGTCCACCGCCTCCTCCTGACGCCAATCTGACACCAGAAGCCCGGGAAGCAATCTTCACAGAATTCATAAAGAGCGAAAAGGGTACATATGGGACAATCGTCAATTCGTTTACCGAATTAGAACCGGATTATGTAACCGAGTACTCAAAAATCAAAGGGGATAAAGTCTGGTGCGTGGGTCCTGTTTCAATTGGAAACagaacatcatcatcaacagAGGAACACACCTGTCTGAAATGGCTAGACTTACAGAACCCAGGTTCCGTTATCTACGTTTGTTTAGGTTCGATATCCCGTTTGAATACAGCCCAAATGATAGAACTCAGCCTGGGGATAGAAGCTTCTAAGAGACCATTCATCTGGGTGGCAAGAACCCAATCGATTGAATTCGAGGAATGGATGATTGAACAAGGGTTTGAAGAAAGGAACAGGGAGAATGGTTTAGTGATTAAAGGATGGGCGCCACAAGTGTCAATACTATCACATAGTTCTGTTGGTGGATTCTTTACTCATTGCGGTTGGAATTCGATATTGGAGGGTGTTTGTGCGGGTTTGGCTATGATAACTTGGCCTATGTTTGCTGAACAGTTTCTTAATGAGAAGTTGGTTGTGCAGGTTTTGGAGATTGGATTGAGTGTTGGTGTTAAGATGGGGATTAAATGGGGAGATGAAGATAAAGTTGGGGTTTTGGTTGAAAAGGAGATTGTTGAGAAGAGGATAAATGAGTTGATGGATGAAGGGGAGGAAGGAGAGAAGAGGAGAGAAAGAGCTAGGGAACTTGGGGAAATGGCGAAGAAAGCTTTGGATGATGGTGGTTCTTCTCATTTACAG
- the LOC124920164 gene encoding protein fluG-like, producing the protein MQILTGFGDTDLDLRLSNPLHLFPLLKEERFANCHIVLLHASYPFSREASYMASVFPQVYLDFGLAVPKLSIHGMISSLKELLELAPLKKVMFSTDGYAFPETYYLGAKRAREVLFSVLRDTCMYGDLSIPEAIEAVQDILAENAIKLYKLHIPVNSSYSNGAISYNSPGWGIDTSQQGVKLVRIYWVDASGQHRCRVVPEKRFDDVIKINGVGLPVACMAISSLLDCPADGTNLSGVGEVRLMPDLSTRQTIPWIKDQEMVLGDMHVIPGEPWEYCPRETLRKVSKILKDEFNLEMIAGFENEFYLLKNVKRDGKEDWVPFDVSPYSSSSSFDAASPILHEVITVLQTLNIPVEQLHAEAGKGQFEVALGYIACTKAADNLIYTREAIRSIARKHGLLATFVPKYDLGDIGSGSHVHLSLWENGKNVFKASDKHSKNGMSKIGEEFMAGVLHHLPSILAFTAPVPNSYDRIQPNTWSGAYQCWGKENRESPIRTACPPGIEHGLVSNFEIKCFDGCANPYFGLASIIAAGIDGLRNHLLLPEPVEENPYNLVGKLKRLPESLEESLEALNKDAVMEDLIGSKLLVVIKAIRKAEIAHYSQNCDTYKQLIHRY; encoded by the exons ATGCAGATTCTCACAGG TTTTGGAGATACAGACTTGGATTTGAGGCTGTCCAATCCCCTGCATTTGTTTCCGTTGCTTAAGGAAGAGAGATTTGCCAACTGTCACATAGTACTTTTACATGCATCCTATCCTTTTTCAAGAGAGGCATCATACATGGCCTCTGTTTTTCCTCAG GTCTACCTAGATTTCGGATTGGCAGTTCCTAAGCTCAGTATCCATGGGATGATATCCTCATTGAAAGAACTTCTGGAGCTAGCTCCCTTAAAGAAG GTCATGTTCAGCACTGACGGCTATGCATTTCCTGAGACATATTACTTAG GTGCAAAGAGAGCGCGGGAAGTTTTATTTTCTGTCCTACGTGATACTTGCATGTATGGGGATCTTTCAATTCCCGAAGCTATTGAAGCAGTTCAAGATATCCTTGCTGAAAATGCAATAAAACTCTATAAACTTCACATACCTGTAAATTCCTCTTATTCAAATGGGGCCATATCTTACAACTCGCCTGGTTGGGGAATTGACACCTCACAACAAGGTGTCAAACTTGTTCGCATATATTGGGTAGATGCTTCTGGACAGCACAGATGCCGA GTGGTTCCGGAAAAGCGGTTTGATGATGTTATTAAAATCAACGGGGTAGGGTTACCAGTTGCTTGTATGGCCATATCTTCACTGCTTGATTGCCCTGCTGATGGGACTAATTTAAGTGGAGTGGGCGAGGTCAGACTAATGCCTGATTTATCAACCAGGCAGACCATTCCATG GATAAAGGACCAAGAAATGGTTTTAGGTGACATGCATGTGATTCCTGGGGAACCTTGGGAATACTGCCCAAGAGAGACACTTCGTAAAGTGTCAAAAATTCTGAAGGATGAATTTAACTTG GAAATGATTGCAGGTTTTGAGAATGAATtctatttattgaaaaatgtcAAAAG GGACGGGAAAGAGGATTGGGTACCATTTGATGTTTCGCCCTACTCCTCATCCTCGTCATTTGATGCTGCTTCTCCTATATTACATGAAGTTATAACTGTTCTTCAGACTTTAAACATTCCAGTTGAGCAG CTGCATGCTGAAGCTGGGAAAGGTCAATTTGAGGTGGCACTTGGCTACATTGCTTGCACCAAGGCTGCAGATAATCTAATTTATACTCGTGAAGCAATTCGGTCGATTGCAAGGAAACACGGATTGCTGGCTACTTTTGTTCCAAA ATATGATTTGGGTGATATTGGGTCTGGATCACATGTACACTTAAGTTTGTGGGAGAATGGTAAAAATGTGTTCAAGGCATCTGACAAACACTCTAAGAATGGAATGTCGAAAATTGGCGAGGAGTTCATGGCAGGGGTTCTTCATCACCTTCCTTCTATTTTGGCATTTACAGCACCAGTTCCAAACAG TTATGATCGCATACAGCCAAATACATGGAGCGGAGCATACCAGTGCTGGGGTAAAGAAAACAGAGAATCTCCAATAAGAACCGCGTGCCCACCTGGAATTGAACATGGCCTTGTGAGCAACTTCGAGATTAAATGTTTTGATGGTTGTGCAAATCCATACTTTGGATTAGCATCTATAATTGCTGCTGGAATTGATGGCTTGCGGAATCATCTTTTGTTGCCTGAACCCGTTG AAGAAAACCCTTACAACCTTGTTGGGAAACTGAAGAGGTTACCAGAGTCACTTGAAGAATCGTTGGAAGCTCTTAATAAGGATGCTGTCATGGAAGATTTGATCGGTTCAAAGCTTTTGGTTGTGATCAAAGCAATACGCAAG GCAGAGATTGcacattattctcaaaattGTGATACCTACAAACAACTCATTCATCGGTACTAG
- the LOC124915342 gene encoding uncharacterized protein LOC124915342, with product MAKKTQMGNKNKNKKTPKLHQIDLIPKFSHQRRSPGGHKPRTDFSFFFCSSSSSSTLGFLPDASNEDKKGENVNKMGISSSDEAPVEKKVMGHLQKKKVRRNFYKQTSDDDVDCLKLTPERSHIQEDKWDSSRSSRIESDGGPDTRRSKRDRKPRVHFDELSLPEKPTRKVRRYRIMRLLGLAAPIGSPFTIPSL from the exons ATGGCCAAGAAGACTCAGATGgggaacaagaacaagaacaagaagacaCCCAAATTACATCAAATCGATCTCATACCTAAGTTTTCGCACCAACGGAGAAGCCCTGGTGGCCACAAACCTCGAACggacttttcttttttcttctgctcatcctcctcctcctctacTCTAG GTTTCTTACCAGATGCTTCCAATGAAGATAAGAAAGGAGAGAATGTGAACAAAATGGGAATCTCATCGAGTGATGAAGCTCCAGTTGAGAAAAAGGTTATGGGTCATCTTCAAAAGAAGAAAGTTAGAAGGAATTTTTATAAACAGAcaagtgatgatgatgttgattgCTTGAAGCTAACTCCTGAAAGGTCACACATTCAAGAGG ACAAATGGGATTCTTCGAGATCAAGCAGAATCGAAAGCGATGGTGGTCCTGACACGAGGAGAAGCAAGAGGGATAGAAAACCAAGAGTTCATTTTGAT GAGTTGAGTTTGCCAGAGAAACCAACAAGGAAGGTTAGAAGGTACAGGATAATGCGGTTGCTTGGCCTTGCAGCACCTATAGGTTCGCCTTTTACTATACCTTCATtgtga
- the LOC124920163 gene encoding protein fluG: MEKFAELRAAVESVELVDAHAHNLVAIDSDFPFLKCFSEADGDALSFAPHTLSFKRSLRDIAELYGSEATMDDIQTYRTKHGLQSISSKCFKAAKLSALLIDDGLELDKKHDIKWHSNLVPCVGRILRIEHLAETILNQGNRDKWTLDIFTETFLSQLKSVSNEIVGLKSIAAYRGGLQINTHFNRRKAEDALNDILHAGLPVQITNKIFIDYLFELSLEFAVSFDLPMQIHTGFGDTDLDLRLSNPLHLLPLLKEERFANCRIVLLHASYPFSREASYLASVFPQVYLDFGLAVPKLSVHGMISSVKELLELAPLNKVMFSTDGYAFPETYYLGAKRAREVIFSVLRDTCMDGDLSIPEAIEAVQDIFAENAIKFYKLHIPVKSSYSKSVISCNPPGWGIDTPQQSVKLVRIFWVDASGQHRCRVVPEKRFDDVVITNGVGLTVACMAMTSMVDGPADETNLSGVGEIRLVPDLLTRKTIPWIKGQEMVLGDMHVIPGEPWEYCPRETLRKVSKILKDEFNLEMIAGFENEFYLLKNVIRDGKEDWVPFDLAPYSSSSSFDAASPILHEVITVLQTLNIPVEQLHAEAGKGQFEVALGYTTCTKAADNLIYTREAIRSVARKHGLLATFLPKYDLGDIGSGSHVHISLWENGKNVFKASDKHSKHGMSKIGEEFMAGVLHHLPSILAFTAPIPNSYDRIQPNTWSGAYQCWGKENRESPIRTACPPGIEHGLVSNFEIKCFDGCANPHLGLASIIAAGIDGLRNHLLLPEPVDENPYNLAGKLKRLPESLAESLEALKKDAVMEDLIGSKLLVAIKGIRKAEIAYYSQNREAYKQLIHRY; encoded by the exons ATGGAGAAGTTTGCAGAACTGAGAGCAGCTGTGGAATCTGTGGAGCTAGTTGATGCACACGCACACAATCTCGTTGCAATTGATTCCGATTTTCCTTTCCTCAAATGTTTCTCCGAAGCCGACGGCGATGCCTTATCATTCGCGCCTCACACTCTCAGTTTCAAG AGAAGTCTGAGGGATATTGCTGAGCTCTATGGTTCAGAGGCTACCATGGATGACATTCAAACATATAGAACCAAACACGGATTGCAGTCAATCAGTTCAAAATGCTTCAAAGCAGCAAAACTTTCAGCCTTACTTATTGATGATGGACTTGAACTTGATAAGAAACATGATATTAAGTGGCACAGTAATTTGGTACCATGTGTGGGGCGCATATTGAGAATAGAGCATCTGGCTGAGACGATTCTAAATCAG GGGAATCGTGATAAATGGACACTGGATATATTCACTGAAACTTTTTTGAGTCAATTAAAGTC AGTTTCCAATGAAATTGTGGGCTTAAAAAGCATTGCTGCATACCGAGGTGGTCTTCAAATTAATACACATTTCAATAGGAGAAAGGCTGAGGATGCTCTTAATGATATTTTACATG CGGGACTTCCTGTGCAGATTACAAACAAGATTTTCATCGACTATCTCTTTGAGCTTAGTTTGGAATTTGCGGTGTCCTTTGACCTGCCCATGCAGATACACACAGG TTTTGGAGATACAGACTTGGATTTGAGGCTGTCCAATCCCCTGCATTTGTTACCGTTGCTTAAGGAAGAGAGATTCGCTAACTGTCGTATAGTACTTTTACATGCATCCTATCCTTTTTCAAGAGAGGCATCATACCTGGCCTCTGTTTTTCCTCAG GTCTACCTAGATTTCGGATTGGCAGTTCCTAAGCTCAGTGTCCATGGGATGATATCCTCAGTGAAAGAACTTCTGGAGCTAGCTCCCTTAAACAAG GTCATGTTCAGCACCGATGGGTATGCATTTCCTGAGACATATTACTTAG GTGCAAAGAGAGCGCGGGAAGTTATATTTTCTGTCCTACGTGATACTTGCATGGATGGGGATCTTTCAATTCCCGAAGCTATTGAAGCAGTTCAAGATATCTTTGCTGAAAATGCTATAAAATTCTATAAACTTCACATACCTGTAAAGTCTTCTTATTCAAAAAGTGTAATATCTTGCAACCCACCTGGTTGGGGGATTGACACCCCGCAACAAAGTGTCAAACTTGTTCGCATATTTTGGGTAGATGCTTCTGGACAGCACAGATGCCGA GTGGTTCCGGAAAAGCGGTTTGATGATGTTGTTATAACCAACGGGGTAGGATTAACAGTTGCTTGTATGGCCATGACTTCAATGGTTGATGGCCCTGCTGATGAGACTAATTTAAGTGGAGTGGGCGAGATCAGACTAGTGCCTGATTTATTAACCAGGAAGACCATTCCATG GATAAAGGGACAAGAAATGGTTTTAGGTGACATGCATGTGATTCCTGGGGAACCTTGGGAATACTGCCCAAGAGAGACACTTCGTAAAGTGTCAAAAATCCTGAAGGATGAATTTAACTTG GAAATGATTGCAGGTTTTGAGAATGAATTCTATCTGTTGAAAAATGTCATAAG GGATGGGAAAGAGGATTGGGTACCATTTGATCTTGCACCCTACTCCTCATCCTCATCATTTGATGCTGCTTCTCCTATATTACATGAAGTTATAACTGTCCTTCAGACTTTAAACATTCCAGTTGAGCAG CTGCATGCTGAAGCTGGGAAAGGTCAATTTGAGGTGGCACTTGGCTACACAACTTGCACCAAGGCAgcagataatttaatttatacccGTGAAGCAATTCGGTCGGTTGCAAGGAAACACGGATTGCTGGCTACTTTTCTTCCAAA ATATGATTTGGGTGATATTGGGTCTGGCTCACATGTACACATAAGCTTGTGGGAGAATGGTAAAAATGTGTTCAAGGCATCCGACAAACACTCTAAGCATGGAATGTCGAAAATTGGCGAGGAGTTCATGGCAGGGGTTCTTCATCACCTTCCTTCTATTTTGGCATTTACAGCACCAATTCCAAACAG TTATGATCGCATACAGCCAAATACATGGAGCGGAGCTTACCAGTGCTGGGGTAAAGAAAACAGAGAATCTCCAATAAGAACCGCGTGCCCACCTGGAATTGAACATGGCCTTGTGAGCAACTTCGAGATTAAATGTTTTGATGGTTGTGCAAATCCACATTTGGGATTAGCATCTATAATTGCTGCTGGCATTGACGGCTTGCGGAATCATCTGTTGTTGCCCGAACCCGTTG ATGAAAACCCTTACAACCTTGCTGGGAAACTGAAGAGATTACCAGAGTCACTTGCGGAATCATTAGAAGCTCTCAAGAAGGATGCTGTCATGGAAGATTTGATCGGTTCAAAGCTTTTGGTTGCGATCAAAGGAATACGCAAG GCAGAGATTGCATATTATTCTCAAAACCGTGAAGCGTATAAGCAACTCATTCATCGGTACTAG
- the LOC124915333 gene encoding expansin-A4-like, producing the protein MKTMNSSSSSLLLILLLLNLFFIYSNANHQITAKRKRKAPSKQLRFKPGPWKNAHATFYGGPDGSQTLQGACGYEDVVKQGYGIKTAALSETLFTKGGTCGACYEIMCFNDDKWCKKGAPSLHVTATNNCPPNYALASDNGGWCNPPREHFDLSQPAFLQIAEYKAGIIPVRYRRVPCQKKGGIKFTITGNPYFNMVMIWNVGGAGDVTGVQVKGNKKLKWTTLDRNWGQKWVTNAMLSGESLTFRIQTSDGRKLTSWHIVPQNWQFGQTFEGKNFR; encoded by the exons ATGAAAACCATGaactcatcttcatcatcactactcctcatccttcttcttctcaacTTATTCTTCATCTATTCAAACGCCAATCATCAGATTACAGCTAAAAGAAAACGTAAGGCGCCGTCTAAACAGCTTAGATTCAAACCAGGTCCATGGAAGAACGCTCATGCCACCTTCTATGGTGGCCCTGACGGTTCTCAGACTCTCC AAGGAGCATGTGGATATGAGGATGTAGTAAAACAAGGTTATGGGATAAAGACTGCGGCTTTGAGCGAAACCTTGTTTACCAAAGGAGGGACTTGTGGTGCTTGTTATGAGATCATGTGTTTCAATGATGATAAATGGTGTAAGAAAGGTGCTCCATCTTTACATGTCACCGCCACTAATAACTGCCCTCCAAATTATGCTCTTGCTTCGGATAATGGCGGTTGGTGTAATCCTCCTCGCGAACATTTTGATCTTTCTCAACCTGCTTTTCTTCAGATTGCGGAGTATAAGGCTGGGATTATTCCTGTTCGGTATCGTAG GGTTCCATGTCAAAAGAAGGGAGGAATAAAGTTTACAATAACAGGCAACCCTTATTTCAACATGGTTATGATTTGGAATGTTGGAGGAGCCGGAGATGTAACCGGTGTACAAGTGAAGggaaacaaaaaattgaaatggACTACCTTGGATAGAAACTGGGGCCAAAAATGGGTCACCAACGCCATGTTGTCCGGCGAATCCTTGACCTTTCGGATCCAAACCAGCGATGGTAGAAAACTAACTTCTTGGCATATTGTTCCTCAAAATTGGCAGTTTGGTCAGACTTTTGAAGGAAAGAATTTCAGGTGA
- the LOC124911099 gene encoding alpha carbonic anhydrase 7-like, whose protein sequence is MKNSWILFISLIFLFLFSRVASNTEEGGGLEEEDEKEFDYDWRSKKGPSRWGLLKREWKACNNGEMQSPIDMSDRKVKLLQKGSTDFISRIDYKSANATLKNRGHDISLQWVIGEAGSIEINGTKFFLHQAHWHSPSEHSINGRRYDMELHMVHVNTNITFNKNNHIAVIGVLYQIGHADHFLFQLMKNISKISDKKVENFIGLVNPKRILKLKRNTKFYRYMGSLTVPPCTEGVIWTITKNVRSVSTAQVQLLREAVQDHAERNARPVQPLNNRNIYSSSNLHNLYTKN, encoded by the exons ATGAAGAACAGTTGGATCTTGTTCATCTCTCTAATTTTCCTGTTTCTCTTCTCCCGTGTCGCATCAAATACAG AAGAAGGAGGAGgtttagaagaagaagatgaaaaagaaTTTGATTATGATTGGAGGAGTAAGAAGGGTCCGAGCAGATGGGGTTTGTTGAAAAGAGAATGGAAAGCTTGCAACAATGGAGAAATGCAATCTCCTATTGATATGTCTGATCGTAAAGTCAAATTACTTCAAAAAGGAAGCACAGATTTCATTAGTAGAATTGATTATAAATCTGCTAATGCTACTCTCAAGAACAGAGGCCATGATATTTCT CTGCAATGGGTTATTGGAGAAGCAGGATCAATTGAAATCAATGGCACAAAATTCTTTCTTCATCAAGCTCATTGGCATTCTCCATCTGAGCACTCTATCAATGGCAGAAG GTACGATATGGAATTGCACATGGTTCATGTAAATACTAACATAACCTTCAACAAGAATAACCATATAGCTGTCATTGGAGTTCTCTACCAGATTGGTCATGCAGATCATTTTCTCTTTCAG TTGATGaagaatatatcaaaaatatcagATAAGAAGGTGGAGAATTTCATTGGTTTAGTTAACCCAAAAAGGATTCTTAAGCTTAAGAGGAATACCAAATTTTATAGATATATGGGTTCTTTAACTGTCCCACCTTGTACTGAAGGTGTCATTTGGACCATCACAAAAAAT GTGAGAAGTGTTTCGACAGCTCAAGTTCAATTATTGCGAGAAGCTGTTCAAGAT CATGCCGAGAGGAATGCAAGACCAGTTCAACCGTTAAACAATAGAAACATTTATTCATCTTCAAATTTGCATAATTTGTACACAAAGAATTGA